Proteins encoded by one window of Salvia splendens isolate huo1 chromosome 5, SspV2, whole genome shotgun sequence:
- the LOC121805914 gene encoding putative cytochrome c oxidase subunit 5b-like, which produces MWRRLAVQLRTLGPARCPSRPVRCATTTSSRPAGFYRHFSASGNASALRVEDVVPIATGHEREELEAELQGKDILEINHPSGPFGTKESPAVIKSYYDKRIVGCPGGEGEDEHDVVWFWLEKGIPHECPVCSQYFTLEVVGPGGPPDGHGDGDGDDGGHQH; this is translated from the exons ATGTGGAGAAGGCTCGCGGTTCAGCTACGAACTCTCGGCCCGGCCCGGTGCCCATCCAGGCCCGTTCGATGCGCCACCACCACTTCAAGCCGACCAGCTGGTTTCTATCGCCACTTCTCTGCATCTG gaaATGCGTCTGCATTAAGAGTGGAAGATGTAGTGCCAATCGCTACTGGTCATGAGCGAGAGGAGTTGGAAGCTGAGCTTCAA GGAAAGGACATTCTCGAAATCAACCACCCATCGGGTCCTTTTGGAACGAAG GAATCCCCAGCCGTGATAAAGTCTTATTACGACAAGAGAATTGTGGGATGCCCTGGTGGTGAAGGCG AGGATGAGCATGATGTTGTTTGGTTTTGGCTAGAGAAGGGCATCCCACATGAATGCCCAGTATGCTCACAGTATTTTACG TTAGAAGTGGTAGGCCCTGGTGGACCTCCAGACGGacatggagatggagatggagatgatgGCGGTCATCAGCACTAG
- the LOC121804270 gene encoding uncharacterized protein LOC121804270, giving the protein MKIEKLREEITSFQQKYDESFAEAWKRFTDLIRKCPSHGLAPGHDLLKFYKGLNNEGTGLVTAGSNGNLDDLTHEEVRALFQRLANNQRNWHNPRRAAEKGGDTFGATKDAERVSAIEAQLADISTQMSSMTKAVKSLQLNPQPQAVTVMKCGLCQGGHHTDQCPSLQGPPTEDVNYIGNNGQGFNQGNQYSNQQNWRPQQSNWNQSGPSNNSGNQWRTNTQPPGYEKKPSVEDQLGQILSFMTKSQKENESFKERTVEKFGQMEATLRNLETQIGQIATASHTRIPNAIPSDTVPNPKGFEQCKAVKLRSGKDLESPIMLDAQNGSNILHAGADKLFGSQTSHAGADEGIEWATTEARECQQEKEESTMSDIHKKNPLSPAMDPKCPFNFPDFIPPPPFPVENKKKGRKIIQEKGLDWMMNIIRKVNVDVSLVDLFLHFPKFSKFFKDLIAKKEKIQDDGVVILSAFCSQFVKGKMPAKRRDPGSCVIPCEMGDKEFPKCLLDQGSGISLMALKTARSIGLEARIEPIDIDLQLADHSIVKPKGIIEDVLVKVDRFVLPVDFIVLEMEEDKDMPILFGRPFLATGDVVIETKTNTVMFRVDGENVVIKQEKAGKRLLEPG; this is encoded by the coding sequence ATGAAGATCGAGAAATTGAGAGAAGAGATCACTTCTTTCCAACAAAAGTATGATGAGTCCTTTGCAGAAGCTTGGAAGAGATTCACAGACTTGATAAGGAAATGCCCGAGCCATGGTctagctccggggcatgaccttttgaaattctacaaGGGACTCAACAATGAAGGCACGGGACTAGTTACTGCAGGCTCTAATGGAAACCTGGATGACTTAACGCATGAGGAGGTGAGAGCCTTATTCCAAAGGTTGGCTAACAATCAACGGAACTGGCACAACCCAAGGAGAGCAGCGGAGAAAGGAGGAGACACATTCGGTGCTACAAAGGATGCAGAGAGAGTATCTGCAATTGAAGCTCAATTGGCAGATATAAGCACCCAGATGTCTTCAATGACGAAAGCAGTGAAATCTCTTCAACTGAATCCTCAACCTCAAGCAGTGACTGTGATGAAGTGTGGACTGTGCCAAGGTGGACACCATACGGATCAATGTCCAAGTCTTCAAGGGCCACCAACGGAGGATGTGAACTACATTGGTAACAATGGCCAAGGGTTTAACCAAGGCAACCAATATAGCAATCAGCAGAATTGGAGGCCTCAGCAATCGAACTGGAATCAAAGTGGTCCTAGCAACAACTCGGGGAACCAATGGAGGACAAACACTCAACCCccgggttatgagaagaagccatcGGTAGAAGATCAATTGGGACAGATACTCTCCTTCATGACcaagagtcaaaaggagaatgaGAGCTTCAAAGAAAGGACGGTAGAGAAGTTTGGTCAGATGGAGGCTACATTGAGGAATCTCGAGACTCAAATTGGGCAGATTGCTACAGCATCTCACACAAGAATTCCTAATGCTATCCCGAGTGATACGGTGCCCAATCCTAAAGGTTTTGAACAGTGCAAGGCAGTTAAGTTAAGAAGTGGGAAGGATCTTGAGTCTCCAATCATGCTAGATGCACAAAATGGCTCGAACATCttgcacgcaggggcggacaaGTTGTTTGGCTCACAAacctcgcacgcaggggcggacgagggGATTGAGTGGGCTACTACCGAAGCTAGGGAATGtcaacaagaaaaagaagagtcAACCATGAGTGATATCCACAAGAAGAATCCACTAAGTCCGGCAATGGACCCGAAGTGTCCATTTAATTTTCCAGATTTTATCCCGCCACCACCTTTCCCAGTCGAGAATAAGAAGAAGggtaggaaaataattcaagagaAAGGACTCGATTGGATGATGAACATTATCAGGAAAGTTAATGTAGATGTGTCCCTGGTGGATTTGTTCCTACACTTTCCTAAATTCTCCAAGTTTTTTAAGGATCTTATTGCGAAAAAGGAGAAGATACAAGACGATGGTGTGGTGATATTGAGCGCATTTTGCTCACAATTTGTGAAGGGAAAGATGCCGGCAAAGAGAAGAGACCCTGGAAGCTGTGTGATCCCATGTGAGATGGGAGATAAGGAGTTCCCAAAGTGCCTACTTGATCAAGGCTCGGGAATATCATTGATGGCTCTGAAAACCGCACGGTCAATCGGTCTAGAAGCGAGGATTGAACCAATCGACATTGACCTACAATTGGCGGATCATTCAATTGTGAAACCAAAAGGTATCATCGAGGATGTCTTGGTGAAGGTTGATAGATTTGTACTCCCGGTTGACTTCATTGTCCTAGAGATGGAAGAGGACAAGGATATGCCTATCCTATTTGGTAGGCCATTTTTAGCAACCGGTGATGTTGTGATAGAGACCAAGACAAATACGGTCATGTTTCGAGTAGATGGAGAGaatgtggtgatcaagcaagagAAGGCGGGGAAGCGCCTATTGGAGCCTGGATAG